The proteins below are encoded in one region of Sphingobacterium sp. R2:
- a CDS encoding nucleotidyltransferase family protein, which produces MKNTKIQAAFLFLLRSGLWGKEQGKEKQFFPLSEEEWRGLYLRANEQTVEGIVYDGLLLLEKDHLPSRQLQLKWSVQIDRIERSHHRNNSHIAEQYAFFTKRNLRPLLLKGQGVAASYRIPQHRVCGDIDWYFESQHQCTLAGLHLINNNIPRVDNGGQVYRWAAGEMDLHDRLFDLYNPFCKAVLKQYRREFPDTTLSISGQDVAVLAPQVQVIQVTAHILKHSLAFGIGLRQFCDLAALYHHYRHLLDGARLEKLYRQVGVLEWIASVHQFLINELGLAKEKLPFTNVGTHPKIDILQEVWQSGNFGFYDQDYVKHIDGVLVGRKNRAEAILQRVVRYFPYVPKEAFWFPIIHFLKRRGA; this is translated from the coding sequence ATGAAAAACACTAAAATTCAAGCGGCTTTCTTGTTCTTGCTACGCAGTGGACTTTGGGGCAAGGAGCAGGGTAAAGAAAAGCAGTTCTTTCCATTATCGGAGGAAGAGTGGAGGGGGCTCTATCTTCGGGCCAACGAGCAGACGGTAGAAGGTATTGTATATGATGGACTGCTGTTACTGGAAAAAGACCATTTGCCATCGCGGCAGCTCCAGCTAAAGTGGTCGGTACAGATCGACCGGATCGAACGCAGTCACCACCGCAACAATAGCCATATAGCCGAGCAGTATGCCTTTTTCACCAAACGGAATCTGCGGCCACTGTTGTTGAAAGGGCAGGGCGTAGCAGCCAGCTACCGTATTCCACAGCATCGGGTGTGCGGCGATATCGACTGGTATTTTGAATCCCAGCACCAGTGTACGCTGGCGGGCCTCCACCTGATCAACAATAACATACCGCGGGTAGACAACGGGGGGCAAGTGTATCGTTGGGCAGCAGGCGAAATGGATCTGCATGACCGCCTATTTGATCTCTACAACCCCTTCTGCAAAGCTGTATTGAAACAGTACCGGCGGGAATTTCCGGATACCACCCTGTCTATATCCGGGCAAGACGTGGCCGTATTGGCACCGCAGGTTCAGGTTATTCAGGTGACGGCGCATATTCTCAAGCATTCTTTGGCTTTTGGGATCGGACTTCGTCAGTTCTGCGACCTGGCGGCACTGTATCACCATTACAGGCACCTGCTGGATGGCGCGCGCTTAGAAAAGCTTTACCGCCAGGTGGGGGTGCTGGAATGGATCGCTTCCGTACATCAGTTTTTGATCAACGAGCTGGGCTTGGCAAAAGAGAAACTTCCGTTTACGAATGTAGGTACACATCCTAAGATAGACATCCTCCAGGAAGTTTGGCAGAGCGGCAATTTTGGCTTTTATGATCAGGACTATGTCAAGCATATTGACGGCGTGCTTGTGGGGCGAAAGAATCGTGCCGAAGCCATACTGCAGCGTGTTGTGCGCTATTTTCCTTATGTGCCGAAAGAGGCATTTTGGTTTCCCATTATTCATTTTTTAAAGCGCCGGGGAGCGTAA
- a CDS encoding PqqD family protein: protein MKLRSDLILRTIGSDHLIVDPSQDMVDLSTVYTLNSSAAWLWEELKGKDFDTDTIVELLLENYEVSKDQAASDAAVLLQDFQKQGLLEE from the coding sequence ATGAAATTAAGATCAGATTTAATTTTAAGAACCATAGGTTCGGATCATTTGATTGTGGACCCGAGCCAAGATATGGTAGACCTATCAACCGTATATACCCTCAACAGCTCGGCGGCCTGGCTTTGGGAAGAACTCAAGGGCAAAGACTTTGATACGGATACCATTGTGGAGCTACTCCTTGAAAATTATGAGGTCAGTAAAGATCAGGCTGCATCTGATGCCGCAGTGTTACTCCAGGATTTTCAAAAACAGGGATTGCTCGAAGAATAG
- a CDS encoding GumC family protein yields the protein MKTTYYNPLQKEKSINVLDVLAHLLYHWKWFALSMLVFGSYYYYQYAKSPFIYRSAETIIIKTPMNTPRTARISRTNEAYNSISVASEILQLKSKELMRQTVARIGADMSYSVAQGLRRKELYTASPIKVSVAHTKPEDAFSFTVTPVGGTEVLLSNWSQGEATLEVKATLGKPVNTPLGQVTVQSTLRPGKALPEQAIKVEKFALEHMVNYFVSTITITQMEEDASLLQVVAEDTNPLRATALIGEMINVYNEVALQDKNQIGINTANFIRERLAIIEQELGSVESNIENLRTQNQGMDASTVGTAYFEDSRSYQAERNKVETDINLAQMMRGYLADGSKKNELIPNNTGLVDASVETQINDYNTTLLRRNRLIEGSSDANPVVQDLDRALQAMRGNISRAVENAIGGLKIKANNMKKEENAARGKAMQVPQKQRVMLSVERQQKVKEELYLYLLNKREENAINQAMTEDNIRVIDPAIVTYNPVAPSKMRKLGLGMGIGFILPAIVIMTLSILDTGVRRRQDIEEAIDVPLLGEIPLASNKRSAQSTILVSGTGRDPLTEAFRILRTNMSFMSREGKHPQVITLTSFIPGVGKTFTSLNLSSTLSFLNKKVIVVDMDLRKGTLSDRMGIHHGKGLSHYLSDINLSLDAIIHHDLHGENVDYISIGMEAPNPVELLLSKRLDELIADLRSRYDYIIIDGVPTGIVADATVVDRVSDLTLFVIRAGKMDKRQLPEIQKIYAEKRLSNLAIILNGLKLGQSGYGYGYGYGYGYGYGREEGKTSWLKRLRSIGIRLTRNKKY from the coding sequence ATGAAAACAACATACTATAATCCGTTACAGAAAGAAAAGTCTATCAATGTGCTGGATGTTTTGGCACATCTGCTCTACCATTGGAAGTGGTTTGCCCTGTCCATGCTTGTTTTTGGGTCGTATTATTATTATCAGTACGCCAAATCGCCGTTTATTTACCGCAGTGCCGAAACCATCATCATCAAAACCCCGATGAATACCCCCCGTACGGCACGCATTTCACGTACCAATGAGGCCTATAATTCCATTAGCGTGGCCAGTGAGATCCTGCAGCTCAAATCTAAGGAACTGATGCGGCAGACGGTTGCCCGTATCGGCGCCGATATGAGCTATTCCGTGGCCCAGGGATTGCGGCGTAAGGAACTCTATACCGCAAGCCCGATCAAGGTGAGCGTGGCGCATACAAAGCCCGAGGATGCGTTTTCCTTTACGGTCACACCCGTTGGCGGTACGGAAGTATTGTTGAGCAATTGGAGCCAGGGTGAAGCCACGTTGGAGGTGAAAGCCACCTTAGGCAAACCGGTTAACACCCCCCTAGGGCAGGTTACGGTGCAGTCGACCCTTCGTCCGGGCAAAGCACTTCCGGAGCAAGCCATCAAAGTAGAGAAGTTTGCGCTGGAGCATATGGTCAACTATTTTGTATCCACCATCACCATTACCCAGATGGAAGAAGATGCCTCCCTGCTGCAGGTTGTTGCCGAGGATACCAATCCCTTGCGTGCCACCGCCCTTATCGGAGAGATGATCAACGTGTATAATGAAGTGGCCCTGCAGGACAAAAACCAGATTGGAATAAACACCGCCAATTTTATTCGCGAGCGACTGGCCATTATTGAGCAGGAACTGGGCTCTGTAGAATCGAATATTGAAAATCTGCGCACACAAAATCAGGGCATGGACGCTTCCACGGTGGGAACAGCCTATTTTGAAGACAGCCGATCCTATCAGGCCGAGCGCAATAAGGTGGAGACCGATATTAATCTGGCGCAGATGATGCGCGGTTACCTGGCCGACGGCAGTAAGAAGAATGAGCTTATTCCGAACAATACCGGTCTTGTAGATGCCAGCGTCGAAACCCAGATCAACGATTACAACACGACCTTGCTTCGCCGCAATCGCCTTATCGAAGGTAGCAGCGATGCCAATCCGGTGGTACAAGATCTGGACCGTGCCTTACAGGCCATGCGCGGCAACATCAGTCGGGCGGTCGAAAATGCCATCGGCGGATTGAAGATCAAGGCCAATAACATGAAGAAAGAGGAAAATGCAGCACGCGGTAAAGCGATGCAGGTACCGCAAAAACAACGGGTGATGCTCTCGGTAGAGCGGCAGCAAAAGGTAAAAGAAGAACTCTACCTCTATTTGCTGAACAAGCGCGAGGAGAATGCCATCAACCAGGCCATGACCGAAGATAATATCCGCGTTATCGATCCGGCCATTGTTACTTACAATCCCGTTGCCCCGAGCAAGATGCGCAAGCTGGGTTTGGGTATGGGCATAGGTTTTATATTGCCCGCGATCGTGATTATGACCCTGTCCATTCTAGATACGGGAGTTCGTCGCCGGCAAGATATTGAAGAAGCCATCGATGTGCCCCTCTTGGGCGAAATTCCGTTGGCGAGCAATAAGCGTTCAGCCCAAAGCACTATTTTGGTCAGTGGCACAGGTCGTGATCCATTGACCGAGGCATTTCGCATCCTGCGGACCAATATGAGCTTTATGTCCCGAGAGGGCAAACATCCTCAGGTTATTACCCTCACCTCCTTCATTCCGGGTGTGGGAAAAACCTTCACATCGTTGAATCTATCCAGCACCTTATCTTTTTTAAATAAAAAAGTCATTGTTGTCGATATGGATTTGCGCAAAGGGACATTGAGCGACCGCATGGGCATTCATCACGGCAAGGGCCTGAGCCACTATCTTTCCGACATCAACCTTTCATTGGATGCGATCATCCATCATGATTTGCATGGGGAAAACGTAGATTATATCTCCATTGGCATGGAGGCGCCCAATCCCGTAGAGCTCTTGCTCAGTAAGCGGCTCGACGAGCTGATTGCCGATTTGCGTAGCCGTTACGATTACATTATCATCGATGGCGTACCCACCGGCATTGTTGCCGATGCGACGGTGGTAGACCGGGTTTCAGATCTGACCTTATTTGTTATCCGTGCCGGTAAAATGGATAAGCGGCAGTTGCCCGAGATCCAAAAAATCTATGCCGAGAAGCGTCTTTCCAATCTGGCCATTATTCTGAATGGGCTTAAATTGGGGCAGTCCGGCTATGGCTATGGCTACGGTTATGGTTACGGCTATGGATATGGTCGTGAAGAAGGAAAAACTAGCTGGTTAAAGCGACTACGTTCCATTGGAATCCGCCTTACCCGCAATAAAAAATACTAA
- a CDS encoding DUF5106 domain-containing protein — translation MERINFKRLSTVRFLAICALLFSWSCTGTNKEKKEAGVQNVTPISSADSTLFHFWDQFDMQDTAMVKNPEKGEQQLADFLGLLTKTPDSATRDKAVALMLDKAKVNRTSFDYFIKQYEHYLYDGNSPMRNDIAYESVLRYLINTAVRTDLEKEAYRPTYKLVRQNRVGQTATDFSFERADGQKQKLSEIDAKYMLLMFYDPDCSHCKETIHQLRDNPQLVQLFTQLQIQVLAIDPWGDRNKWKQYQSELSYQWINGFDSDNKILPFSLYDLKASPTLYLLDENKKVLLKDAYLENVIQYFVNAHK, via the coding sequence ATGGAAAGGATTAATTTTAAACGTCTATCGACCGTACGCTTCCTAGCGATTTGCGCACTCCTATTCTCCTGGTCCTGTACGGGTACCAACAAGGAAAAGAAGGAAGCAGGCGTCCAAAACGTAACGCCGATCAGTTCTGCAGATAGTACTTTATTCCATTTCTGGGATCAGTTTGACATGCAGGACACGGCTATGGTCAAGAATCCGGAAAAAGGGGAACAGCAATTGGCCGATTTTCTGGGGCTTTTGACAAAGACACCTGACTCGGCCACGCGGGATAAGGCGGTCGCATTGATGCTCGACAAAGCCAAAGTAAACCGTACAAGTTTTGACTATTTCATCAAACAATATGAGCACTACCTATATGACGGCAATTCGCCCATGCGCAACGATATTGCCTATGAATCGGTATTGCGCTATCTGATTAATACAGCTGTACGCACTGATCTGGAAAAAGAGGCCTACCGACCTACCTATAAGCTGGTACGCCAAAATAGGGTGGGTCAGACAGCAACAGATTTCAGCTTTGAACGAGCCGATGGACAAAAGCAAAAGCTGTCGGAGATCGATGCCAAATATATGCTGTTGATGTTCTACGATCCGGACTGTTCGCATTGCAAAGAAACAATCCACCAGCTTCGCGACAACCCGCAGCTCGTCCAGCTGTTTACACAGCTGCAGATACAGGTGCTGGCCATCGACCCCTGGGGCGACCGCAACAAATGGAAACAATACCAATCGGAGTTATCGTATCAATGGATCAATGGTTTTGATAGTGACAACAAGATTTTGCCGTTTAGCCTCTACGATCTCAAGGCCTCTCCAACCCTCTATCTGTTGGATGAAAACAAAAAAGTCCTATTAAAAGATGCGTATTTGGAAAACGTGATACAGTATTTTGTCAATGCCCATAAATAA
- a CDS encoding polysaccharide biosynthesis/export family protein: MKRQILAMILLGISLLTSCMAPKKVVYVNDMVPNIAYRALEVPMLKLQQSDRLSITVSAKNPELAAPFNVMGGSYTVGDKDSGFSTGSAGAGGPSYLIDQQGNITFPILGNLHLEGLTLEQVRDLLGQRLSDGGYIKDAIVKVELLNLKVNVMGEVNRVGIIDVPDSRINLLEAISKAGGLTRNAAADRVTVIREENGIRKKMLVNVESQDIFDSPAYYLQQNDILYVEPIAAENTPREDRNWRFTTIATGILTVILTALNLLK, encoded by the coding sequence ATGAAAAGACAGATTTTAGCAATGATTTTACTTGGGATTAGCCTACTGACCTCGTGTATGGCGCCCAAAAAAGTGGTCTACGTCAACGACATGGTACCCAATATAGCCTATCGGGCGCTGGAAGTACCGATGTTAAAACTACAGCAGAGCGACCGGCTTAGCATTACGGTGAGCGCCAAAAATCCCGAACTGGCCGCCCCTTTCAATGTGATGGGCGGGAGCTATACAGTTGGGGACAAAGACTCTGGTTTCAGTACAGGCTCCGCTGGTGCAGGCGGCCCCAGTTACCTCATTGACCAACAGGGCAACATTACCTTTCCGATCCTGGGCAACCTGCACCTCGAAGGATTGACGCTGGAGCAGGTCCGCGATCTGCTGGGCCAACGCTTGTCCGATGGCGGATACATCAAAGATGCTATCGTCAAAGTCGAACTGTTAAATCTGAAGGTCAATGTCATGGGCGAAGTGAACCGTGTCGGCATTATCGATGTGCCCGACTCGCGTATCAATTTGCTGGAAGCCATTTCCAAAGCTGGCGGACTCACCCGCAATGCGGCTGCCGACCGTGTAACGGTGATCCGGGAAGAAAATGGCATCCGAAAAAAGATGCTGGTCAACGTCGAGTCGCAGGATATCTTTGACTCGCCCGCCTATTACCTGCAGCAAAATGATATCTTATACGTAGAACCCATAGCGGCCGAAAATACGCCTCGTGAAGATCGCAACTGGCGCTTTACCACCATTGCGACTGGTATATTGACCGTAATCTTGACCGCTTTAAACCTGCTTAAATAA
- a CDS encoding glycosyltransferase, producing the protein MKILQLGKFYPIRGGVEKVMYDLMLGLSEGGVYCDMLCASTEDHPAAEIQVNPYARLFVVRTSVKIAGTMLAPAMVTKLRNIAGQYDIIHIHHPDPMASLALYLSGYRGRVVLHWHSDILKQKNLLKLYKPLQSWLINRAEQIVGTTPVYVEQSPFLQHVAAKIDFIPIGVNPMGYDEAAVADLKSRYPGKTIIFSLGRLVEYKGYAYLIQAMRQLDAHFHLIIGGKGPLEQELKQLIADLNLQDRISMAGFLADEDIPTYFGAADIFCLSSIWKTEAFAIVQIEAMCCGKPVVSTAIPGSGVSWVNQDQVSGLVVAPENATALAAAIRQIGSDPACYRTYSEGGRKRYQENFTREKMIATCRRIYEKH; encoded by the coding sequence ATGAAAATATTACAACTGGGAAAATTTTATCCGATACGCGGCGGTGTAGAGAAAGTGATGTACGACTTGATGCTCGGTTTGTCCGAGGGCGGGGTATACTGTGATATGCTCTGTGCATCCACCGAAGATCACCCTGCCGCCGAAATACAGGTAAATCCCTATGCCCGGTTATTTGTTGTGCGTACCTCCGTTAAAATTGCAGGTACCATGTTGGCTCCGGCAATGGTCACCAAGCTCCGCAACATTGCTGGACAATATGATATCATTCATATTCACCATCCCGATCCCATGGCCAGTCTGGCGCTTTACCTGTCGGGCTATCGGGGGCGGGTTGTCTTACATTGGCATTCCGACATCTTAAAACAGAAGAACCTGCTCAAATTGTATAAGCCTTTACAAAGCTGGCTCATCAATAGAGCCGAACAGATTGTGGGCACCACCCCCGTCTATGTGGAGCAGTCGCCTTTTTTACAGCATGTAGCGGCCAAAATCGACTTTATACCCATTGGAGTCAACCCCATGGGCTACGACGAAGCAGCCGTGGCAGACCTCAAAAGCCGTTATCCGGGCAAGACCATTATCTTCTCGTTGGGCCGGCTGGTGGAGTACAAAGGCTATGCCTATCTCATTCAAGCCATGCGGCAGCTGGATGCACATTTTCACCTGATCATTGGTGGCAAGGGGCCGTTGGAACAGGAGCTGAAGCAGCTTATCGCGGACCTCAACCTGCAGGACCGCATCAGCATGGCCGGCTTCTTGGCCGATGAAGACATCCCGACCTATTTTGGTGCTGCCGATATCTTTTGCCTGAGTTCCATCTGGAAGACAGAAGCTTTTGCCATTGTACAGATTGAGGCCATGTGCTGCGGCAAACCCGTAGTGTCTACCGCAATACCGGGCTCTGGTGTGAGCTGGGTCAACCAAGATCAAGTATCGGGCCTGGTGGTTGCGCCCGAAAATGCCACCGCATTGGCAGCGGCCATCCGGCAGATTGGATCCGATCCAGCCTGTTATCGAACCTATTCCGAGGGCGGACGAAAAAGGTATCAAGAAAATTTTACGCGCGAAAAGATGATCGCGACATGCAGGAGGATTTATGAAAAACACTAA
- a CDS encoding ABC transporter ATP-binding protein, which produces MNSSSLKQHLRWAWSISKGYRSRLSLYFVLELICIVLSLLFVYLSKKAVDTATAPGQLPLKWLLIGIITTIALNVGIKGYSGRLMERIKLMLTLELQRNMLDAQMLSVWKLIKNWHTGDIQIRIQTDCEEVANTIANTLLSFVLTAIQLLASVGFLWYMDPMLALMILAISPLFVFSKLYFRKMRKLSQEVKTEESNFANVLQENLRFRLLIRAMSAFTKRRAKLTESQQQLFALKMRQINFSTYTQGAMKVAMNAGYLVAFIWGIYRLQSGLISFGTMTAFLQLVARIQSPILALIAYIPGFVRFRVSADRLLELQAGEMELQVPQQRLQHTQELRISNLSFRYEDKWVLQNLNLSLKVGEPTAIIGPSGKGKTTLIRLLLALLKPEKGQITLRDRDGERPLSASHRINFAYIPQGNSLFSGTIRENILLHANENRALEIEEALRIAGAEFVWDLPHGIDTYIGESGIGLSEGQAQRIAIARGLMHDGDIWLFDEVTSALDRATADALIQRLLDYGKPKLCLFVTHDLHLAERCQQRIYLD; this is translated from the coding sequence ATGAACAGCAGCAGCCTCAAACAGCACCTGCGCTGGGCCTGGTCCATCAGCAAAGGGTATCGAAGCCGCCTGTCGCTTTATTTTGTATTGGAGCTGATCTGTATCGTCCTCTCCCTGCTCTTTGTGTACTTGTCCAAGAAAGCGGTCGATACGGCAACAGCACCGGGGCAACTGCCACTGAAATGGCTGCTGATCGGCATCATCACCACCATTGCCCTCAATGTCGGCATCAAAGGTTACTCTGGACGACTGATGGAGCGTATTAAGCTGATGCTGACGCTCGAACTGCAGCGCAACATGCTCGACGCGCAGATGCTCTCCGTATGGAAGCTGATCAAAAACTGGCATACGGGCGATATTCAGATCCGTATTCAGACGGACTGCGAGGAAGTCGCCAATACCATCGCCAATACGCTACTGTCTTTTGTACTGACCGCAATACAGTTGCTGGCCTCGGTCGGATTTCTATGGTACATGGATCCGATGCTGGCCCTGATGATCCTGGCCATATCGCCGCTCTTTGTGTTTTCGAAACTGTATTTCCGCAAAATGCGCAAGCTTAGCCAGGAAGTTAAAACGGAGGAAAGTAACTTCGCCAACGTGCTGCAGGAAAATCTCCGCTTTCGGCTCCTCATCCGCGCCATGAGCGCTTTCACAAAAAGAAGGGCAAAATTGACCGAAAGCCAACAGCAACTCTTCGCGCTAAAAATGCGCCAGATCAACTTCTCTACGTATACGCAGGGTGCTATGAAGGTGGCCATGAACGCAGGGTACCTCGTCGCCTTTATATGGGGCATATACCGCCTACAGTCGGGACTGATTTCATTTGGTACAATGACGGCCTTCTTGCAGCTGGTGGCCCGCATACAGTCGCCCATCCTCGCATTGATCGCTTATATCCCGGGCTTCGTCCGCTTCCGCGTCTCAGCAGATCGCCTACTGGAATTGCAGGCCGGTGAAATGGAACTGCAAGTGCCGCAGCAGCGCCTGCAGCACACACAGGAGCTCCGCATCAGCAATCTGTCGTTTCGCTATGAAGACAAATGGGTGCTGCAAAATTTAAATCTTTCCCTGAAAGTGGGTGAACCTACCGCCATCATCGGGCCTAGTGGAAAGGGAAAAACAACCTTGATCCGGTTGCTGCTGGCATTGCTGAAACCCGAAAAGGGACAGATCACACTTCGGGACCGGGATGGTGAACGGCCGCTGTCTGCCAGCCATCGCATCAATTTTGCGTATATACCGCAGGGCAATTCCCTCTTTAGCGGTACAATTCGTGAAAATATACTACTGCACGCCAATGAAAATCGCGCTTTGGAGATAGAGGAAGCGTTACGCATTGCAGGGGCTGAATTTGTATGGGATCTACCCCATGGTATAGACACCTACATCGGCGAGTCTGGTATCGGCCTATCGGAAGGACAGGCGCAACGCATTGCCATAGCGCGTGGATTGATGCATGATGGGGATATATGGCTCTTCGACGAGGTCACCTCGGCCTTAGACCGCGCAACGGCTGATGCACTGATACAACGCTTATTGGACTATGGGAAGCCTAAATTATGCCTCTTTGTGACCCACGACCTTCATTTGGCAGAGCGATGCCAACAACGCATTTATCTGGATTAA
- a CDS encoding S24/S26 family peptidase produces MQDQTGKSKPKIVSNADYFAEVQRMLQQGKEVRIRIKGQSMRPFIQDGDMVMLRAYKGLPLPLGSNILAKDKGKFVFHRLVGKKKDQYVLAGDGNLVLHEYITEKDIIAIAYMHYPKDKEAAIAIHQPWPRLRGLGWYHMRLMRRIIAKLKRMI; encoded by the coding sequence ATGCAAGACCAGACCGGAAAAAGTAAACCAAAAATTGTCTCCAACGCAGATTATTTTGCTGAAGTGCAGCGTATGCTGCAGCAAGGCAAAGAAGTCCGCATACGCATTAAGGGACAAAGTATGCGTCCATTTATACAGGATGGAGATATGGTCATGCTACGGGCCTACAAAGGGCTACCGCTCCCACTTGGCAGTAATATACTCGCCAAAGACAAGGGAAAATTTGTGTTTCACCGCTTGGTAGGGAAGAAAAAGGATCAATATGTCTTGGCCGGGGATGGCAATCTCGTCCTGCACGAGTACATAACGGAAAAAGACATCATCGCAATTGCATATATGCATTACCCAAAGGATAAAGAAGCAGCAATAGCAATACACCAGCCCTGGCCAAGACTGCGGGGCTTGGGTTGGTACCACATGCGCCTAATGCGCCGAATTATTGCCAAACTGAAAAGGATGATATAA